From the Winogradskyella forsetii genome, the window TGTATGGTTTATAAAATGGTCAATTAAAAGGTTGTCATAAGATTAATCTGGAATTGTTTAAATTTGATATCATCAGTTTTATCATATGAAAAACGTCGTAATCAGAATTGTTGACTTAATCAAAAAACGCGAGTTGAAATTTATGTTTAATGGGATTTCAAAACGTGTTTATTCAAAAAATAAAGCTTTTGGATTAAAACGGGATTTGAATCTTCCGTTTCAAAATCCTAATGCTAAATTGGACTTGTTAATCAGGCCTTTTAAATCTGAGGATTCAGCATACTTTACAATGGACTTACAAAATGATGGACTCATTGAAAAAGAAATTCCCTATTGCTATGTGGCGGCCACTACAGAAAACACACCTTGTTTTAGGCAATGGCTTATTGGTTCTGATCAACAGGATAGTATCAAAGAGTTTTGGGGAGAGACTTTTCCTGTTTTGAGAAAAGATGAGCTATTATTGGAAGGCGGTTTTACGATTCCAAATTTTAGGCATAACGGAATTATGCCAGCGGCAATTACGAGAATAATTGATAAAAGAAGGCATTTAAATGTGCGCTGGGTAATTACCTTTGTTGGCATTGAAAATATACCATCATTAAAAGGTATTCACCGTTCGGGTTTTAAACCATATGTTCTGAGAACTGAAAAATGGTTTTTGTTTAAAAGAACTGTAGTTTTTGAAGACGTGCCTAAGGAAATGATAGATCAGTATTCAAACGATGTTATAAGTTGAATACACACATCATTTACCTGAATTCTCAAATCCCATATGTGATTCGGATTTCAAAACAGAAACACGCATAAAACAGCAATTTTAATTAATTGTTCGGAAGAAGATAATTGCCGTCATAACTACCGCTAATTAATTGACCGTCATTCCGCGTAAATGTAAACGTAAACACAATATTAAATGCTGTGAAATTGGTAATGTTAACCGAACCTGATTGCGCAAATACATCAGCTTCAGGATCATCATTAGATAATAGTAGTGTTCCTGGCGAAAATTCACTGTTTACTATAGATCCGTTAATTGAAATATCATAATTTTCAATATCGGTATATGTGGTAACTTCTAGACTTTCATCTTCAATTTCAAAATTTACAAGCGCAATATCCTCCAAATCGCCGTTGCCAGTAGCTTCTGAACTTGTTTTATTCCATAGACTTATTTTTATTGGGCTTGGATTAGTTGCTGATGTATTTTCGTCAATGATTATTGCGGTAGTTATAGGGTAGGTAACACCATCAAAAATAAATTCATTGGTGTTTTCTGGGATGGTAGTATTGTCCTCTGGCGCACAAGCTGCAAAAATAAGGGCAAGGAGTAACGTGAATACGTAATGGGATTTGGGTTTCATAATTCTCTAATTTATAAGTAGGTATTGAAGGTAAATATATAAATAAAATTTTTATGAATAAATTGGGCTTAGAGCAGCGCACATTTTTGGGATTTATATTTGGCGATGTTTCTCATTTGAGCCTTTTTTAATTTCGAATAATTTATTTCTGTTTTGGTTGAAGTTTTCTCAGCTATAAGAAACCAACTGAGCAATCTCTACTCTCGTTTTTGTTTCATCTTTCGCAACTTCCTGTTGCTCAGTTTTACCTTAACGTCCAGTTTTTTATCCTTATCTTTTTCTTCGGTTTTATCCTGTAACAATTGCACGTAAAATTTAGCACCAGCATCTTCGTAGGTAGTTTTTTTGGGTAATGTTAGACCATCATTGCTTTTGAGGTTTTTCCATGGTAAAGAGAGCCAAATATTAACGTATTCGTCAAATTTAAAGCGACCTTCCGCAAAAAGATGAATAGCAGACGATTGGATCTCGGTTCTAGGAATAATGAGTTCCCCATTGACAATTTCAAAAGTTTGAATAATAGGTCTAAAGGATAATTTCTCAAAACGTTCATCTTTCATCAAAAACGAATTTTCCATCACAGGTTTGTAATTGTACAATTCAAAATCCGATAATTCAAAATGCATTGTGCCATTCAGGGAATTCATGTTCAGGTTGCCATCATTTTTCAATGCGCCAGTTGCATCAATCTTAATATTAAGATGACCCGCAATCTTATCCGTATTTTTTAAAGCGTCATCATTAAAATAATGGAATCTTGTAACCAATTCGTGCAAGTCAATAGCATTGGCGTTCATCACAATATTTACAGGAATATTGGTTTCATTGGTCATTCCAAAATCAATATCCATTGTTAGCGAGCCACCATAAAAATTAAGGTGTGTATCTTTAATTTTAAAATCACCACTGCTGTCAAACAAAAGATCCAAACCAAAATCGGTCAAGTTCAAGTCCTCATGTCTTAAGGTATCAATGGTTACGTTGACCTTTGGATAAAACGAGCTATTGATCCCAACCAAGGCCTCCCTGAATTTTTGTAAGTTCGGTTCCTTATCTTTTGTTTTTTTTGTTTTGGAAGCTGAATTCGATAAAAATTCTTTAATATCTGATGAATCCAAATAGGGCGAATAAATGGAAAAATATGAGCTACGAAGGTTGTCTCCTTGTGCATTATCAATGAAGTTAGAAAATTGATTAATTGAACCCGAAAAATATACCGAACTCTTACCTGGTAAATCGATATCGAGCCGTTTGAGTCTGGCAACGTCATTATTAATTTCCAGATGCAAGCTATCTACAGGGATTTGAAGCGCAGCCGCTTTATAATCGACGAGCGCATGGCTAATTTTTAAATCACCAAAACCAGTGGATTTCAATATATTGAGATTTTCAGACTGTGCTTTATATCGTCCCTTAAATTCAAAATTCCCAGATTTAAATATGAAGTTTCTAGTATTAAAATAGGCATTCAAATCTTCAGATTTACCTTTTACATCTACCAAAAAATCTAAATCAAAAGGATTTTTGCGCAACGAATCTAGTTGGTTGGTGTGCGCATTTATTTTGCCACTAATGTTAGCCGTAGTTTCTTTATAATTAAGATGTAGATTGTTCAGTTTTAAGATGGAATCATTTTCAAAATAGACCAGAGCTTCTACATTTTCAGTAATTAAATCCTTGTATTTGAGCGTGTCAATTTCCAATTCAATTTTAGGATTGAATTTATTGACATCCCTAAAAACTTGGTACAAATCCCTTTTATTATTGGGATGCTTTAACTTTTTTTCATCCTTTAGTGAACTTATGGTGGTCAACAATGTATCGCCATTAATAAAGGGTGCGGAAATTTTTAAAAATATAGAACCAGAATCTTTTACATTTTCCATCAAGAAGCTCGGGAAATTCTTAATTTCTCCATTAAGTCTCATTGGGTAAAGTTCTCCAATTTCTAAATTGAATTTTTTGAGCTGCATATTAGATTTATCAACAAAAAGTGCCAAGGAATCGATATCAATATTCATTTTTGCAGGTTCATAGTAGAGCTTTGTGTTAAGCAAATTGAAATCCCCTTTTGCGGAGTTTAGAATTTCACCAAAGTTCCGAACGTTACCTTTTACATGTCCAGAAAATTGATAAATACCAGCATCGAACCTAAAAAGTTGAATGTTGAACAAGTTCTGAAATATAGTGATATCTCCACGAGACGTAGCTTCGGCATTGATATAAATGGCATCCCGTAAATTGCTTTCGGCTTCCGGGACAGCAACGCTTCCTTTTAAGTTGGTTCGTGCATCTAAATAATTGAAATCAAAATTCCGCAGTTGTATGGTTTTGGAATCAACCAAATCTATTTGGGATTTGAGATTTTTTATGGTCACATTTTTATAAGTTAAATCGTCCACATTAATTTCGAAACTAGGATGAAATTGCAAATAGACCGTCTCTAAGGTTTCATGTAGATTTTTTCGATCATCAACATTTTTCTTGGATTTTGGCATGAATTTTTTCGACAATGAAATAAGATCATTAATATTTAATTGTTTAGAGTCGACCGAAATATGACTTGTAGTTGATGTTTCTGGATTTTTCGACAATAATCCAGAGATGTTTTTAAGTTGGCCTTTAAGCACTAAATCTTCACCATTTGGAAAGTTGACAATTAATTTATTCAAAGTTGAGTTTTCTCTGTTCAAGGCCAAGTCTATGGTCTGGATTGGTAATTGTAGGCCGTTTTTTTTAAGAACGACTCGCGTGTCCTTTAATTTGAAAGTGCCGGTCGCTTTATCTACAAATTGTCGGGTCGTGGGAATGTCTCCAGAAATGACCGCATTAAACTGAAACGTTCCACCTAGAAAATCAAAATTATTGGTTTCAATTAGTTTTGCCAATGCTTCATTGCTTCCGTTTAAATTAATATTGGCTTCTATAAAGTTCAGCGCTTCTGGAGTGCTCTGAAAGTAAGAATTATCAAGATCAACTTTAATATCATCTAAATTGGCTTTAAAATCATCAAAGGTTATTTTCAAATCTTTAGCAGATTTTTTAGCGATTTTTAAACTATCCGATGTATAAATCTCATTGGTTAAATGACCATTTAAAGTGAGGTTTTTAAGTTGTAGTTTTTCCTTAATGATAGCTGCATTGCTTTCGGTAGAAAAGTCGACTTCAATAGTAGGATTACTGCCGTAAGCAAAGTTTCCAAAGAGATGAAGATTGGTTTCGATAGGTTTTTCTATGTCGTATTTTGCTATTTTAGTAACAATATTGTCTGGTAATAAGCCTTTTACAGCGTTAAAATCAGTTTTTGAATTTTGAAGTTGAAAGTCGTATTGATTACCATCTACTAAGTCAAAATTTGCAATTAAATTAAAATTCTGTTCATCGACTCTTAATAGAAATTCTGGTACCGCAATGATATCGTTTTCTAAATTTATTGTAAATTCAGGTGCTCCTAAAACATGTGCTCCATTAAAATAAGTTCCTTTTTTTGTGTTAAACCCTAATTCGTTAACGGTCAAGTTCATGTTTAGGTTTCCTTTCAGTTTAACCCCATCTCTTTTATAAGTCCCTTCAATTTTATGGATATCTAAGTCAAAAGCCTTGTTTAGAATACTGTCTTTAGTAACGTATTTTACATTTTCCAATAAAAAAATGACACCATCGTCGTGCAACCATTTTGGCATTTGTATGCCTTTACGTTGCTCGTTCTCTTTATCATATTTTAATTGCTCATGATAAGCTAAGGATTTTTCGGAAATAACTTCTGAAGCGATAACCGCATTTTTCACCGTTATATTTTCAAACTTAATATGACCACGTAATAGGTTTCCTGCGCCAATGACCACTTTGGCTTCTTCAATTTCAATGTTAGAGAATTTATCTGAAATAGTATCGGTATAGGTATGTTTGATGTCCTTCAAAGTGAATCCGACATTTGGAAATCCGCTTATAAAACTGGTATTCACTTCGCCAATAGTTAGCGTCCCCGAATTATTTTCGAGATACCAATCTTGCAAAACGTCAATAATCGTATCTCTATTGAGCCAACCTATAGTAAACAGTGTCGTTGGGACTAAAACAATAATCAAAACCATAACAAGAATACGCTTCCGCCATTTTTTGGAAGTCGTTTTTTTGTGTTTGGGTTTAGGGGTTTCCAACGTAGAATTTTGAGGGAAATTAAGAAGAATATTTCAATTGAAAATGTAATGGCTCATTAATTAGGAAAAAGTTAAAGTTGAAATCGCTAATCTGATCAGAAATGTTATACAAACACATTGGTTATCAGAGGTCTACTCAAAAGCTAATATTTAGGTTTATAGCTTACTGACACTCAGCTTGAACCACTTGATGTTTCCACTGTATCCAATATTCCTGCAATCCTTCTTTGGTTGTTTTTAAATCGCTGATGTCCAATTGATGCCCTTGCACCACTACATCTTTGAGTTGTGCTTTACGTTGGGAAAGGGCAGGTGCATGGTTCCAACCGCCAACATGGTCAAAAGAAGTGAAGGCCTTACATTTTTGGTTAACGGTTATAAACGGAATGTATAACGTATAAGTCACCTCTCCAGAACCCATACCTTCCGTACTCATTTTTAGGTTTGAAAAATCCACTTTGCTATACGCTCCAGATTTATAAAGTGTTTTTAATTGGTCACCGACAGCAGCAGCCATTTTATTAGAAAATTGGTGAGCGATGTCGTCGCCGTTTGTGAATTCTGCACCTCTATAAGTGCCTTGACAGGCTTTGTTGGTGCAGCTTATTTGGTTGTTCGTAGTTGTTAGGTTTGGTGTGTTTTTAGTTTGGCTGTTACAGTTTGTAAAACAAAGACATAAAAATATTAATATAGTTAGTTGTTTCATATGCTTAAGATGGCATTTGATTTTGCTGTGTAAATTCAAAGCGGTTTATGAATTCATAGGTATCATTACCTATTGAACTGATTCATATGGTAAATATAGCAGAAACTTTTCCTAAATTATCTTTAGGTTTAAAAACAGTTAATTGTTACTCCTTTCCCTCTGGCAAAGGCGAAATCATGATATGTGCTCTATGGGTTCCAGGATTCATAATCCAAGGATGGTTGGACGCTACTGGTGCTTCCGGCAGCCCTGTCGATTCAGCCGTAGCAAAAGGCAAATACACCACATAACGGTGTTGCGCGCCATCGACTTTTGAGGTGTTCGGGTCGTATTGCGTATTTGGTCCGGAATACACGTGCAAGGTTGCTCCCGTAGGCATTTTAAGTTGGCTCGATTTTACTTCTTCCTCACGGATATCAAATATCTCTTGGTGTTTTTTGCCTTCGGCTTTTAATGCTCGTCCTCTTGCCATAAAGGGTTCGAGGTCTTTATGGTAACATGCTGCACTAAAGCCATCCTTTTCAGGATCGTCTGCTAGTACAATAAATTCATTGCTGCCTTCTTTTAGGGTTACAAATTCGCCAGCCATGTTATGACCAATCACTTTGCATCCCGATCTACTGGCTTCTGGAGCCGCTATTAATGCGGTGGCGATTAAAGCTTCGTCAGTATCAATTGGTTTTAAATTTTTAGACTTATCTGTTGTACTGCTTTTTTCTGTAATTTCTATATCAGAGGATGCTTCTACCGTTGTTTCAGTTTTGTCGTTTGAGTTGCAGGATAATAATAGTCCTGTAAAAATGAACGCTGTAACGAGGTGTTTATTCATCTTGCTTTGATTTTTTTTATGGAATTTGTGAATCTTTGATGTCATGGGTTGTTAGCTTTTGTGAGTTTTAAAGTTAATAAAATTCAGGCGTTATTCCATGAGTGGTGCTATGTATATGTAGTTTAAAATAGCTTCTCGATACAAAATTTTCTGAAAAATGAAATTTTCATTCGAAGTGACGATGGTAATGCAGGTTAAACTTTACGGTCAGTTCGATTGAATTTTGAGGTGCGAGTGATGTACTTCGACTACGCTGAGCAGAACTATCAATAATTAAAAGCGAGAAACAGATAAAAAAATGGTCCAGAGCAAAAAAGGAAGCTTAAATTAATGAGGATTTTGATAAATTAACGAATTTGGCTAAAAAAAGTTTTGAAAAATAGTCCTTACCGTCAGTTCGAGTGATTTTCGAAGCATGAGAAAATAGTATCGAGAACTATTTTAAATATAGTGCATTTCGACTGCGCTCAATGTGGCACTTCTCGATACAAAATTTTCTGAAAAGCGAAAATTTCACTCGAAGTGACGATGGTTTTTCATTTGAACCTTTGCTTTCAATTACAGTGATTTGTGAGGTAGGAGTGATGTACTTCGACTACAGGACTAACGAGAACCAATTAAATCAGGAAGTTTATATCTTTATTCCATGAAACTATCTTATGTATATATTTTAAAATGTTCGGACGCTTCTTATTATACAGGTGTGACATCTAATTTAACCAAAAGATTTTCAGAACACCAAATAGGAAAACATAAAGATAGTTATACTTATAAAAGACGACCATTGGAATTGGTTTTCTATGCGGAGTTTACAGATATAAATTTAGCGATTGAAAGCGAGAAACAGATTAAAAAATGGTCCAGAGCAAAAAAGGAAGCTTTAATTAATGGGGATTTTGATAAATTACCGAATTTGGCTAAAAAGAGATTCCACTAATAACCCTTACTGTCAGTTCGAGTGATTTTCGAAGCATGAGAAAATAGTATCGAGAACTATTTTAATTGTAGTGCATTTCGACTTCGCTCAATGTGGCACTTCTCGATACAAAATTTTCTGAAAAGCGAAAATTTCACTCGAAGTGACGACGCATAGTACATCAATTTTTTTCATGATTATAAGTTTTGGATATATCTTATAATCGCAGTGGTCTTAATTTGTCATCATTAAAAAATCCTGATGGGTTGCATCAGGATTTTTAGGTTCTATTATAAGATTCCTGCGTTCGCAGGAATTGGGTTAGTCATTCACCAAAACCCATTCTCCTTTGTCTATCAACGGAATCGCTTGCTTGTATTTTACTTCTTTGGCTTCGCCACTCATCACATGTTTAATAGTCACACGATCGTTACGTCCAATTTTTGGTTGTTCCCTAACAATGGTTTCAACTACTTGCTGTTGCTGGCGAGAAGCGCCTTCTCCAGCCTGTCTGTTTTGGGCAGCACGCTCGTCCATATTAGGAATCTCGTCTTTCTGCGTTTCCAACTTTTCTTGTTTACGTGCTCTGGCTTCTTGAATGGTGTTTGCTGTTTCCTGTGGAATTTCACCTTTAAATAAGAATGATATGACATCTTTATTCACTTGGTCAATCATCAACTTAAACAGCTCAAAAGATTCGAACTTATAAATTAATAGTGGATCTTTTTGCTCATGAACAGCTAACTGAACGGATTGTTTTAATTCGTCCATTTTACGTAAATGCGTTTTCCAAGCATCATCTACAATTGCTAATGTAATGTTCTTTTCAAAATCATTGATCAGCTGCGTT encodes:
- a CDS encoding GNAT family protein, translated to MKNVVIRIVDLIKKRELKFMFNGISKRVYSKNKAFGLKRDLNLPFQNPNAKLDLLIRPFKSEDSAYFTMDLQNDGLIEKEIPYCYVAATTENTPCFRQWLIGSDQQDSIKEFWGETFPVLRKDELLLEGGFTIPNFRHNGIMPAAITRIIDKRRHLNVRWVITFVGIENIPSLKGIHRSGFKPYVLRTEKWFLFKRTVVFEDVPKEMIDQYSNDVIS
- a CDS encoding AsmA family protein — encoded protein: METPKPKHKKTTSKKWRKRILVMVLIIVLVPTTLFTIGWLNRDTIIDVLQDWYLENNSGTLTIGEVNTSFISGFPNVGFTLKDIKHTYTDTISDKFSNIEIEEAKVVIGAGNLLRGHIKFENITVKNAVIASEVISEKSLAYHEQLKYDKENEQRKGIQMPKWLHDDGVIFLLENVKYVTKDSILNKAFDLDIHKIEGTYKRDGVKLKGNLNMNLTVNELGFNTKKGTYFNGAHVLGAPEFTINLENDIIAVPEFLLRVDEQNFNLIANFDLVDGNQYDFQLQNSKTDFNAVKGLLPDNIVTKIAKYDIEKPIETNLHLFGNFAYGSNPTIEVDFSTESNAAIIKEKLQLKNLTLNGHLTNEIYTSDSLKIAKKSAKDLKITFDDFKANLDDIKVDLDNSYFQSTPEALNFIEANINLNGSNEALAKLIETNNFDFLGGTFQFNAVISGDIPTTRQFVDKATGTFKLKDTRVVLKKNGLQLPIQTIDLALNRENSTLNKLIVNFPNGEDLVLKGQLKNISGLLSKNPETSTTSHISVDSKQLNINDLISLSKKFMPKSKKNVDDRKNLHETLETVYLQFHPSFEINVDDLTYKNVTIKNLKSQIDLVDSKTIQLRNFDFNYLDARTNLKGSVAVPEAESNLRDAIYINAEATSRGDITIFQNLFNIQLFRFDAGIYQFSGHVKGNVRNFGEILNSAKGDFNLLNTKLYYEPAKMNIDIDSLALFVDKSNMQLKKFNLEIGELYPMRLNGEIKNFPSFLMENVKDSGSIFLKISAPFINGDTLLTTISSLKDEKKLKHPNNKRDLYQVFRDVNKFNPKIELEIDTLKYKDLITENVEALVYFENDSILKLNNLHLNYKETTANISGKINAHTNQLDSLRKNPFDLDFLVDVKGKSEDLNAYFNTRNFIFKSGNFEFKGRYKAQSENLNILKSTGFGDLKISHALVDYKAAALQIPVDSLHLEINNDVARLKRLDIDLPGKSSVYFSGSINQFSNFIDNAQGDNLRSSYFSIYSPYLDSSDIKEFLSNSASKTKKTKDKEPNLQKFREALVGINSSFYPKVNVTIDTLRHEDLNLTDFGLDLLFDSSGDFKIKDTHLNFYGGSLTMDIDFGMTNETNIPVNIVMNANAIDLHELVTRFHYFNDDALKNTDKIAGHLNIKIDATGALKNDGNLNMNSLNGTMHFELSDFELYNYKPVMENSFLMKDERFEKLSFRPIIQTFEIVNGELIIPRTEIQSSAIHLFAEGRFKFDEYVNIWLSLPWKNLKSNDGLTLPKKTTYEDAGAKFYVQLLQDKTEEKDKDKKLDVKVKLSNRKLRKMKQKRE
- a CDS encoding GIY-YIG nuclease family protein: MKLSYVYILKCSDASYYTGVTSNLTKRFSEHQIGKHKDSYTYKRRPLELVFYAEFTDINLAIESEKQIKKWSRAKKEALINGDFDKLPNLAKKRFH